The following coding sequences lie in one Sinorhizobium fredii USDA 257 genomic window:
- a CDS encoding DUF2244 domain-containing protein has translation MTEGNAETSINDEPIFAAELTPYRSLGFRGFKILLMIAGAMSAMHVFVFLVIGAWPIVFFFGLDFVLLLGAFWLNYHSARAREEVSVSRTDVSVKKYTPSGRMTELRFNPFWARFSIKRHQEIGIVSMKISGGGRQTDVGSFLNRDDRETFALAFSRALATARSR, from the coding sequence ATGACCGAAGGCAACGCCGAGACAAGCATCAACGACGAGCCGATCTTTGCGGCAGAGCTCACCCCCTACCGCTCGCTCGGCTTCAGGGGCTTTAAGATCCTGCTGATGATCGCCGGTGCGATGAGCGCGATGCATGTCTTCGTGTTCCTGGTCATCGGCGCCTGGCCGATCGTATTTTTCTTCGGCCTCGATTTCGTGCTGCTCCTCGGTGCCTTCTGGCTCAATTATCATTCGGCGCGCGCCCGCGAGGAGGTCAGCGTCTCGCGTACCGACGTGTCGGTGAAGAAGTACACGCCGTCGGGGCGGATGACCGAGCTGCGCTTCAATCCCTTCTGGGCGCGTTTCAGCATCAAGCGCCACCAGGAGATTGGTATCGTCTCGATGAAGATCAGCGGCGGCGGCCGGCAGACGGATGTCGGTTCCTTTCTCAACCGCGACGATCGCGAAACCTTCGCGCTCGCCTTCTCCCGCGCCCTGGCCACGGCCCGGTCGAGATGA
- the nth gene encoding endonuclease III — protein sequence MKNVKLKLSPGSAKPKATTAARGNKRQRSVYSKAEIDEIFRRFSVQRPEPKGELEHVNAFTLLVAVALSAQATDAGVNKATRPLFAVADTPEKMLALGEEKLRDAIKTIGLYRNKATNVIALSEKLLADFGSEVPKTREELMTLPGVGRKTANVVLQMAFGQSTIAVDTHLFRIANRIRLAPGKTPDEVEANLMRVIPEKYLYHAHHWLILHGRYVCKARRPECERCIIADICKSPEKSCDIPAPLVELPPQAVPVAG from the coding sequence ATGAAAAACGTGAAGCTCAAATTGTCGCCGGGATCCGCGAAACCGAAAGCGACGACGGCCGCCCGCGGAAACAAGCGGCAACGCAGTGTCTACAGCAAGGCGGAAATCGACGAGATCTTTCGGCGCTTCTCGGTTCAGCGGCCGGAGCCGAAGGGCGAACTCGAACACGTCAACGCCTTTACGCTGCTGGTGGCCGTCGCGCTTTCGGCGCAGGCGACCGATGCCGGTGTCAACAAGGCGACGCGGCCACTCTTTGCCGTTGCCGACACGCCTGAAAAGATGCTGGCGCTCGGCGAAGAAAAGCTGCGCGACGCCATCAAGACGATCGGCCTTTACCGCAACAAGGCGACGAATGTCATCGCGCTTAGCGAGAAGCTGCTCGCCGACTTCGGCAGCGAGGTGCCGAAGACGCGCGAGGAACTGATGACGCTGCCGGGGGTCGGGCGCAAGACCGCCAATGTGGTGCTGCAAATGGCCTTCGGCCAGTCGACAATCGCCGTCGACACGCATCTCTTCCGTATCGCCAATCGAATTCGGCTGGCGCCCGGCAAGACGCCGGACGAGGTCGAGGCCAATCTGATGCGGGTCATTCCGGAGAAATACCTCTACCACGCCCATCATTGGCTGATCCTGCACGGCCGCTACGTTTGCAAGGCCCGGCGGCCGGAATGCGAGCGCTGTATCATCGCCGATATCTGCAAGTCTCCGGAAAAGAGTTGCGACATCCCGGCGCCGCTCGTCGAGTTGCCGCCGCAGGCCGTTCCTGTCGCCGGCTGA